One Bacteroidetes Order II. bacterium genomic region harbors:
- a CDS encoding YqgE/AlgH family protein, translating into MPEKKKKAPKPTIGTLLISEPMMADPNFRRSIVLICDHNEEGTFGLVLNDTLPHMVSEVLDYNSSFDAPLRLGGPCEPQTLHVLHAYDDLPESQWIADGLYWGADFEELEKRLALGILRPEKMVFFLGYSGWSAGQLEREIQQKDWFLTTVKPDWVFAGVGTQAWRQVLRQMGGPFGLLANFPDDPRLN; encoded by the coding sequence ATGCCCGAAAAAAAGAAAAAAGCCCCTAAACCAACCATTGGAACCTTGCTCATCTCGGAACCAATGATGGCAGATCCCAACTTCCGGCGTTCGATTGTGCTCATCTGCGACCATAACGAAGAAGGTACTTTTGGTTTGGTATTGAATGACACCTTGCCTCATATGGTCTCGGAAGTGCTGGACTATAACAGTAGCTTTGATGCACCGCTCCGGTTGGGTGGGCCGTGCGAGCCTCAGACCCTACATGTGCTTCATGCATATGATGATTTACCAGAGTCGCAATGGATTGCCGATGGCCTCTATTGGGGAGCAGATTTTGAAGAATTGGAAAAACGACTGGCGCTTGGGATACTCCGGCCCGAAAAAATGGTCTTTTTTCTTGGGTATTCTGGATGGAGCGCCGGACAATTGGAACGCGAAATCCAGCAAAAGGATTGGTTTCTAACCACAGTTAAACCGGATTGGGTCTTTGCAGGTGTAGGTACGCAGGCCTGGCGACAAGTTTTGCGGCAAATGGGAGGGCCTTTCGGTCTTTTGGCTAACTTTCCGGATGATCCAAGGTTGAATTAG